In Vanacampus margaritifer isolate UIUO_Vmar chromosome 9, RoL_Vmar_1.0, whole genome shotgun sequence, the following proteins share a genomic window:
- the mc2r gene encoding adrenocorticotropic hormone receptor, with translation MMNTSMNKSDCPELSVPVAVFFTIGVFSLMENLLVVVAVIYNRNLHSPMYCFMCSLAGFNTVASLTKTCENVLLVFADVGQLEKEGSSETKLDDVIDSLLVMSFVGSIFSFLAIAVDRYVSIFHALRYHNIMTMRRTGTILGFIWTTCGASAMFMVTFFDFKFIMICFVCLFLISFAVICFLYVYMFMLARIHARKIAAVNSGGGEKCRLRWWGSSMRGALTLTILFGALVVCWAPFFLHLIILTVCPKDPYCECFRSLFQLHVLLLMSHALIDPAIYAFRSAELRLTFRKMLFCS, from the exons ATGATGAACACCTCAATGAACAAGTCAGACTGCCCAGAGTTGAGTGTTCCTGTCGCTGTCTTCTTCACCATCGGCGTGTTCAGTCTGATGGAGAATCTCTTGGTTGTGGTGGCCGTCATATACAACCGAAACCTCCACTCGCCAATGTACTGCTTCATGTGCAGCCTAGCGGGCTTCAACACCGTCGCCAGCCTCACTAAAACCTGTGAGAACGTCCTGCTTGTGTTTGCAGATGTGGGGCAACTGGAGAAGGAAGGGTCTTCTGAAACCAAGCTTGACGATGTGATTGACTCACTGCTCGTTATGTCCTTTGTGGGTTCAATTTTCAGCTTCCTGGCCATTGCCGTGGACcg ATACGTCTCTATATTCCACGCACTCAGATACCACAACATCATGACGATGCGGCGCACAGGGACCATTTTAGGTTTCATCTGGACAACATGTGGCGCGTCGGCCATGTTCATGGTGACGTTCTTCGACTTCAAGTTCATCATGATCTGCTTTGTGTGCCTATTTTTGATCTCCTTCGCCGTCATCTGCTTCCTCTACGTTTATATGTTCATGCTGGCGCGTATCCATGCCAGAAAGATTGCCGCTGTCAACTCAGGTGGAGGTGAAAAATGTCGTTTGAGGTGGTGGGGTAGCAGTATGAGAGGAGCCCTAACACTTACTATCCTGTTTGGGGCATTGGTTGTGTGTTGGGCACCTTTTTTCCTCCACCTCATTATCTTGACAGTGTGCCCGAAAGACCCATATTGCGAGTGTTTCAGATCACTCTTCCAGCTTCACGTACTGTTGCTTATGAGCCACGCACTTATTGATCCTGCTATCTACGCATTCCGCAGCGCAGAGCTAAGGCTTACGTTCAGGAAGATGCTATTTTGTTCATAA
- the LOC144057602 gene encoding melanocortin receptor 5-like encodes MNVSLGSSYKEEMFMGNSTLPYLSNVSLPDKGGTSKPAACEQLHIAVEVFLTLGIISLLENILVITAIVKNRNLHSPMYFFVCSLAVADMLVSVSNAWETVVIYLLNNRQLVVEEYFLRHMDNIFDSMICISVVASMCSLVAIAVDRYITIFYALRYHNIMTVRRAGCIIGGIWTFCTGCGIIFIIYSDTTSVIICLVTMFFSMLLIMASLYSHMFMLARSHVKRIAALSGCNTIHQRTSMKGAITLTILLGIFIVCWAPFFLHLILMISCPRNSYCVCFMSHFNMYLILIMCNSVIDPLIYAFRSQEMRKTFKEIFCCFNLRNCYTSICAMTDKC; translated from the exons ATGAACGTGTCTCTCGGGTCCTCCTACAAAGAGGAGATGTTCATGGGCAACTCCACTTTGCCATATCTCTCCAACGTCAGCCTGCCAGACAAGGGCGGGACAAGTAAACCCGCAGCATGTGAGCAACTCCACATTGCAGTGGAG GTCTTTCTGACCCTGGGGATCATCTCCTTATTAGAGAACATCCTGGTTATTACGGCCATAGTGAAGAACAGGAACCTTCATTCACCCATGTACTTCTTCGTCTGCAG TTTGGCTGTAGCTGACATGTTAGTAAGCGTGTCCAACGCCTGGGAAACGGTCGTCATCTACCTGCTCAACAACAGACAGCTGGTGGTGGAGGAGTACTTCCTCCGGCATATGGACAACATTTTTGATTCCATGATCTGTATCTCCGTGGTGGCATCAATGTGCAGCCTCGTGGCCATCGCTGTGGACAG GTATATTACTATCTTCTATGCACTGAGATACCACAACATTATGACTGTGAGGCGAGCTGGCTGCATCATCGGGGGAATCTGGACCTTCTGCACAGGCTGCGGGATTATCTTTATCATCTACTCCGACACCACCTCTGTCATCATCTGCCTTGTGACCATGTTCTTCAGCATGCTGCTCATCATGGCATCCCTTTACAGCCACATGTTCATGCTGGCGCGTTCGCACGTCAAGCGCATCGCCGCTCTGTCCGGTTGCAACACCATCCATCAGCGCACCAGCATGAAGGGCGCCATCACGCTGACCATTCTCCTGGGGATCTTCATCGTCTGCTGGGCTCCCTTCTTCCTCCATCTCATCCTTATGATTTCTTGTCCGCGGAACAGTTACTGCGTGTGCTTCATGTCCCATTTTAACATGTACCTCATTCTTATCATGTGCAATTCTGTCATTGACCCGTTGATTTATGCCTTCAGGAGTCAGGAAATGAGGAAAACCTTTAAGGAGATATTCTGCTGTTTTAACCTAAGAAATTGCTACACCAGCATCTGTGCTATGACTGATAAGTGCTGA